ACGACTGTGATATTGCCAAATCGGGCCAGATACATGAACCCCGCCAGACCGGAGAGGGCGCCGCACAGCACAAAGGCGATAAAGACGATGCGTTTGGAAGGGAAGCCAGCCATCCTGGCTGCCTCAGGATTGGAGCCAATGGCATAGAGCCGGCGCCCGTAGGGCAGAAACATGAGAACGAACTGGAAAATGATCACCACCAGAAGGGCCATCCCAAACATCAACCGGATGTCCAGGTCGCCGAAACTGACGATATTTGCACGCGGAAGATCGAGGATCCACTGGGGAAGGTCCGCTGTCAGCACGGTTTGCGCATCGGAGAATTCAACCAGCATTGTCCGATAGATGGCAAGAGTGCCCAGCGTGACAATGATGGCCGGCACCCCGCCATAGGCCACCAGCACGCCATTTACAGCTCCCATCAGGCCTCCTACCCCGACTGCCATCAGCACCGCCACAATGGGTGAGATGTCGTTGTTACCGGCAAGCTGTTGCCCGACAAAATAAGCTGTGAAGCCAACGATCGATCCGACGGACAGATCGATATTGCGGGTGAGAATCACCAGGACCTGGCCGACAGTCACGACGGTGATGATTGCCACGCTGGTGGAGATGCGATTGAAGAAACGAGGACTGATATAATTCTCAATCTGGGTGCTGAAAAAGAGAAGAACCATCAAAATCAGGAACAGCAAAACCAGGATCCGAAGCTGTTCGGGACGGAGAGTGCGTCTGATTGCGTTCATTGGGCGAGCTCCATAGCCAGGTCGTGTTGCCCCATGGCTGCCGTCATCACTGCTTCCTGAGTTGCCTCCGCGCGGGGGAAAACGGCCATCTGCCTGCCCTCGCGCATGACCAGCACACGATCGCTCATCGCCAGCACCTCGGGTAGATCGGATGAAATGAGAATGATCCCTAATCCTTCGGCTGCAAGATCGTTGATGATATGATGGACTTCAACCTTGGCGCCCACGTCGATGCCCCGGGTGGGCTCATCCAGGATCAACAGTTTCGGGTGGGCGTTTAGCCACTTGCTGAGCATTACCTTTTGTTGATTGCCACCGGAAAGCTTTTCAACCTCGGCCATAACCGATGGGGAGCGAATTGTCAGGCGGTCCCGGTATTCCTCCGCCGTTTCCTGTTCCTGCCCTTGTTTGATCAGCCCAAACTTACCCAGATACCGTTTGAGCATCGGCAGGGAGATGTTCGAGGTGATCGTCATGGGCATGATCAGCCCCAATTGCCGGCGGTCCTCCGTCATGTAGGCAATGCCGATGTCCAGGGCTTGCTCCGGCGACTCGATCTCAACC
This genomic stretch from Chloroflexota bacterium harbors:
- a CDS encoding ABC transporter permease, which translates into the protein MNAIRRTLRPEQLRILVLLFLILMVLLFFSTQIENYISPRFFNRISTSVAIITVVTVGQVLVILTRNIDLSVGSIVGFTAYFVGQQLAGNNDISPIVAVLMAVGVGGLMGAVNGVLVAYGGVPAIIVTLGTLAIYRTMLVEFSDAQTVLTADLPQWILDLPRANIVSFGDLDIRLMFGMALLVVIIFQFVLMFLPYGRRLYAIGSNPEAARMAGFPSKRIVFIAFVLCGALSGLAGFMYLARFGNITVVAGLGIELQSVAAAVVGGVNIFGGAGSMIGAMFGAILIDLLENSLIRWLEISEFWRDFLLGLLILLAVATDAVIMNRIQSFWSQSELELGSDGDGSEGQEGSYA